A single window of Gemmatimonadales bacterium DNA harbors:
- the rpoN gene encoding RNA polymerase factor sigma-54, with amino-acid sequence MKTGLSQHAGLRQELRINPRLYQAMDMLYMPMMDLQQHLKQELLTNPFLELLEPEEDERDQQEPTAEQEKEKQEKEDEIDWEEILLNGFDVGGTKSQYEDQEYLEPVMVERVDLIDHLRDQLQLMHLTPRQRLLSEEFLGNINDDGYLSASLEEILGSVNALMESYLAAAEDDGDDEDVDDRPKPRLAQVAPFQLAEVEEMLRIIQRLDPPGVGARDLRECLVLQLQDAKDTDSLVYHLVSEAFTDLIAHRWNDLAKRFGVEPRTVQTAADSLARFDPKPGLKHSDRGDGYIIPDLIVDKVGTQYHVTLNDTGVPRLRLSRSYQDVARDKKSLTQENKEFIAQKMNSANWMIQAIEQRRQTMLKVMNFIVDRQRAFFEKGVEYLKPLTLREVAEVISMHESTVSRVTNEKYVQTPRGVLPLKFFFSSALTTVSGEDASARSIRAKLEKMVSEEETSKPLTDQQIVHRFKEQGIQIARRTVAKYRDQLGILPARMRKRV; translated from the coding sequence GTGAAGACCGGCCTGTCGCAACACGCCGGCCTCCGGCAGGAGCTGCGCATCAACCCGCGGCTGTATCAGGCCATGGACATGCTCTACATGCCCATGATGGACCTGCAACAGCATCTCAAGCAGGAGCTGCTGACGAACCCGTTCCTCGAGCTGCTCGAACCGGAAGAGGACGAGCGGGATCAGCAGGAGCCGACTGCAGAGCAGGAAAAGGAGAAGCAGGAGAAGGAAGACGAGATCGACTGGGAGGAGATCCTCCTCAACGGTTTCGATGTCGGTGGGACCAAGTCGCAGTACGAAGATCAGGAGTATCTCGAGCCCGTGATGGTCGAGCGGGTCGACCTGATCGATCATTTGCGTGACCAGCTGCAACTGATGCACCTGACGCCGCGGCAGCGACTCTTGAGCGAAGAGTTTCTCGGCAACATCAATGATGACGGCTATCTCAGTGCATCGCTGGAGGAAATTCTCGGCTCGGTCAATGCCCTGATGGAGTCGTATCTCGCCGCCGCTGAAGATGATGGCGACGACGAGGACGTTGACGATCGGCCGAAGCCGCGTCTGGCACAGGTGGCACCCTTCCAGCTTGCAGAAGTCGAGGAGATGCTGCGGATCATCCAGCGGCTTGACCCGCCTGGGGTCGGTGCACGCGACCTTCGCGAGTGTCTGGTGCTGCAGCTGCAGGACGCCAAGGATACGGACTCGCTGGTGTATCACCTGGTCAGCGAGGCGTTCACGGACCTGATTGCGCACCGCTGGAACGACCTTGCCAAGCGCTTTGGTGTGGAGCCCCGCACAGTGCAGACGGCAGCAGATTCGTTGGCGCGTTTCGACCCGAAGCCAGGCCTCAAGCACTCCGACCGGGGGGACGGCTACATCATTCCTGACCTGATCGTGGATAAGGTCGGCACCCAGTATCACGTTACGCTCAACGACACTGGGGTGCCGCGTCTTCGCCTCAGTCGTTCCTATCAGGACGTGGCACGGGACAAGAAGTCGCTGACCCAGGAGAATAAAGAGTTCATCGCGCAGAAGATGAACAGCGCCAACTGGATGATCCAGGCCATCGAGCAGCGTCGGCAAACGATGCTCAAGGTGATGAACTTCATCGTCGACCGGCAGCGGGCTTTCTTCGAGAAGGGTGTCGAGTATCTCAAGCCGCTCACGCTGCGTGAAGTTGCCGAAGTCATCAGCATGCACGAGTCGACGGTCAGCCGCGTGACCAACGAGAAGTATGTTCAGACGCCTCGCGGCGTCCTGCCGCTCAAGTTCTTCTTTTCGAGCGCGCTCACCACGGTGTCGGGTGAGGATGCGAGCGCTCGCTCGATCCGGGCCAAACTCGAGAAGATGGTGTCCGAGGAGGAGACCTCGAAGCCGCTGACCGACCAGCAGATCGTTCACCGGTTCAAGGAGCAGGGTATTCAGATTGCCCGCCGCACGGTTGCCAAGTATCGTGATCAGCTCGGTATTCTGCCCGCCCGGATGCGCAAGCGAGTATGA